TCGAGCGTTGCCGCGACCGTTTCAATTCGGTCGGTTATTTCATTTGCCGGCACCTTGGCGTTGCGAAGCCCGAACGCCATATTCTCGCGTACGGTCATATGCGGATACAGCGCATATTGCTGGAAAACGAGCGCCACACCGCGATCACCCGGAGCCAGCCTGTCGATCCGCGTGCCATCGAGCCACACTTCGCCGCTATCCGCTGTTTCCAATCCGGCGATGATGCGCAGCAAAGTCGATTTGCCGCTGCCCGACGGTCCCAGAAATGCAATGAACTCCTTGCGCTCCATTGCAAGCGACACGCCGTCGAGCACATGAATGCTACCGTAGCTTTTGCACACGTCGATCAGCGAAAGACAGGTCAAATCCGCTCCCCAATTTATCGTATTTATATTATCTATTATCGAGCGTAGATATGTTCGTCAATAACCGTCGACCACCGGTTCGATCAATCCGTCGATGACATGGTATTGGCGTACGCAACCAATCTGCTCGACCACGCGTCCATTGAACCGGCCTTTCAAGACTGGCGGCAAACTTGCTTCGAAGGCGCGGGTCATCTGCAAATCATGGTGAGCGGAATTGGCAGCGTCAGGACCATCGACGCCGATGACGAGCACCGGCCTCGCTTTGTCGGATCGGTTTGCCGTCCCGCGATGAATGGTGAGTGCCGAACGGGCTGAAATCGTTCCGCGCTGGGCGAGTTTCGCGACCCCAAGTCTTTCATAACGCGGCCAGCGAGAACGATCGGGAAACATGCCGTGCGGGCATTCGTCGATTGCATCCCACTGCGTTCCGGGCGCGATCTCGAAAGGGCCCATATCCGGTGTCGTGTCGACCGCAGTGAGATTGAACGCGAGCGACGTTATGCGGCGTCCTCTGCTGGTTGCCTCGGGGGATCTGAAATCGCGATGCCATGGTTGCATCGTCGCGCCAGGAAAGGGGATGTCAAATCCTACTTCGACTATTCGCCATTCGGGACCGAGTATCGCCTCATTCACAGCCAGGAACCAGGGGTGAGACACGATGTCGGCGAAGGCGTCGATTCGTTCCGGCGCGACCTCGACATACCATCTTTCCGGCCCCCGTGGCAGGATCCCATGATCCGTCTGCCGCGCTTCGGCATATAGCAGCTCTATGCTCGCGCGCATCTTGTCGACCAGCGCAACCTCATAGGCATTGGTCAACGAAATATAGCCATCGCCATATATGCCCGCCATTATCTCAGCGGTTTCATAAAGCGGGTCCTCGGTCACCCAGCGCCTCCCTTTCGCCATTTAATCATATAAATCTTATTTAGCCCCTTCCCTCGGATTTTGCGAGTCGGTAATGCGGCGCGATGAAATCGAATCAGCAAATTGTCGTTGATGCCGTGGCCGAAGGCGATGGCGTCAGGCTTTCGATCACAGCCGATGGGCGGACACGTGAATATACGATCGCAGGCAGCAGCCACGCGGACTACCAGGCATTTTTTTCCCGGCTGGCAGACGATATCGGCTCACGCGCTCCGCATGTGTTTGACGGGCCTGGCGTAGAAACGACCGACTCGGGCGTTTGGAAACCGCTGATCACCCAGAATCTGAGCCCGCTGACCAGCGCCGGCTATGGTGACCCTGCGGTGCTCAAGACGGACGAAGGTTATTACCTTGTCGCCACGTCCAACGATGCCCCCGACGCCTTTCCGATTCTGTTCAGTGCCGATCTCGAACATTGGGAGCATAAGGGATTTGTATTTGCCGAAGGGCATGCGCCCGAATGGACTGCGCATGGTCGTCATGTCGGGGATTATTGGGCACCCGAAATGGCCAGAGTGGGCGATGAATACTGGCTGGTGTATACCGCTCGCCAGCACAACAATGCTCTTGCGATCGGAATGGCCAAAAGTAATCATCCTGAAGGTCCGTGGCGCGACCTCGGGCGACCTCTTATTGCCGGTTTTGCTTATAACACCACAGGAATGACCCAAGACGGCACACAGCCGGTCATGAGCGGCGGCGTCATCGACAGCCATATCTTCATCGACCGAAATGGCGACCGCTACCTGTACTGGAAAAGGGACACCAACGGCGTCTGGCCGCGTCCGTTAGCCGGATTGATCGGCAAACGACCCGAACTGATCGAGCAGCTGTTTTCTGCGCCGGCAGACCGCAAAACGGCGGCCGTCGCCGCCGCTCTGCTTCCCTTCGCCCAGACACGGCGCCCGATGGAACGTTTCTTCTTCATGCAGCCGTTGATTGAGGCGGTGATTGATAACTGGCGTCATGTGAAGGCGACGCTCGCAAGCTATCCCGATGCATCACTGATTTGTGAGGCCATGAGCACACCAATATACGCTCAGCGAATGTCGGAAACCGGGGAGTTGGTCGGCGACAAGACCGTTGTTCTTGTGAACGATCTTGACTGGGAGGGGCACCTGATCGAGGGTCCGTGGGTTACGTTGCAGGAAAATCGATACTGGCTTTTTTACGCCGGAAACGATTTCGGCACACCAGCCTATGGCATCGGTGTCGCGGTTGCCGACCACCCGCTGGGACCATATGAGAAGCAGCCGGAGCCGTTGCTCAGGTCCAGACCCGATTGGTGGGCGCCGGGGCACGCATCCGTTGCTTCGGGACTCGACGGTAAGCCGCAGTTGTTCTTCCATGCGTTTTTTCCGAACACGGGCGGATACAACACTTTCAGGGCGCTATTGACGGCAGAATTAACATTCGACCATAAAAAGGTAAGCTTGAAGTAAAACAAAGAATCCAGGTCGTCGGTAGCGTGACAGATCGTATCGCTCGACGGACTGCCTCTGTCGTGCGGGCGCTCCCGTGTAAAAGCTGGCCCATATCCCTCCCGCTGTGACGATGACAATCCTGCACCATCCATGCTGGGACTGAACATTTAGTGGATGAAACATCCGCTCCGCTCCAGGTTCGTATCTTTCCGCATCGAGGACCAGCCTTTGCAACGGTCGACAGGGGTGGCCCCCGTGCGCCCCGTGCCAGCCCCTTTCCACTTGCCCTGTCACCTGCTAGGCGCCCGCGCCATGTCCAAGCACCCCGAACGCCGCACCTTCGCCATCATCTCGCACCCCGACGCGGGCAAGACGACGCTGACCGAGAAACTGCTCGTCGCGGGCGGCGCGATCCACATCGCGGGCGAGGTGAAGGCGCGCGGCGCGGCACGGCGCGCGCGGTCGGACTGGATGAAAATCGAGCAGCAGCGCGGCATTTCGGTGACGTCTTCGGTGATGACCTTCGAACATGCCGGGCTGATCTTCAACCTGCTCGACACGCCGGGGCACGAGGATTTCAGCGAGGATACCTATCGCACGCTGACCGCGGTCGACAGCGCGGTGATGGTGATCGACGCCGCCAAGGGCATCGAGCCGCAGACGCTGAAGCTGTTCGAGGTGTGCCGCCTGCGCTCGGTGCCGATCATCACCTTCATCAACAAGGTCGATCGCGAGGGGCAGACGCCGTTCGAGCTGCTCGACGAGATCGCCGACCGGCTCGCGCTCGACGTCTGCCCGATGAACTGGCCGGTCGGCATGGGCGGGCAGTTCGAGGGGATTTACGACCTGGCCGATCCGGCGCTGATGGTGCCCGGCGGCGATGCGTCGCGCATGTATGAGGGCGAGCGGATCGCGGTTGCGGGACTGGACGATCCCCGGCTCGCCCAACGCTTGAGCCCCGACGGGCTGGCGCTTTTGAAAGAGGAGACCGAACTCGCGTCGGCCTGTTATGCGCCGTTCGACGTCGCGGCCTATCGCGGCGGCGACCTGACGCCGGTGTTTTTCGGGTCGGCGCTCAAGGAGTTCGGCGTCACCGACCTGCTCGCGGGGCTCGCCAGCCACGCGCCGGGACCGCAGCCGCAACCCGCCGAACCCGCGCCGGTGCGCCCCGACGACGATGCCGTCACCGGCTTCGTGTTCAAGGTACAGGCGAACATGAACCCCGCGCACCGCGACCGCATCGCTTTCATGCGGCTCTGTTCGGGCAAGTTCGAGCGCGGGATGCGGTTGATGCAGGGCGGGACCGGCAAGGCGATCGCGATCAGCCGCCCGATGCTGTTCCTCGCGCAGGACCGCGAAATGGCCGAGGAGGCTTATCCCGGCGACATCATCGGCATTCCGAACCATGGCACGCTGCGCGTCGGCGATACGCTCTCCGAACGCAGCGACATCATGATCACTGGCCTGCCCAATTTCGCGCCCGAGATCCTGCGCCGCGTCGCGCTGGTCGATCCGACCAAGACCAAGCAGCTGAGGAAAGCGCTCGACGACATGGCCGAGGAGGGGATCATCCAGGTCTTCTATCCCCAGATCGGCGCCAACATGATCGTCGGCGTCGTTGGCCAGCTGCAACTCGACGTGCTGATCAGCCGGCTGGAGGCCGAATATAAGGTCGAGGCGAAGCTCGAGGCGTCGCCGTGGGAGACCGCGCGCTGGATCGCGAGCGACGATCCGGCGGCATTGAAGGCGTTCCAGGCTGACAATCGCGGCGCCGGGGCGATCGACCGCGACGGCGCGCCGGTGTTCATGGCAAAGGATGCGTGGGAGGTCGGCTATGTCACCCAGCGCAATCCCGCGATCCGCTTCACCGCGACGAAGGAACGGGTTTTCGCTCCCGCGGGTTGATTACGCGCGCCACTTTCGCCACCATGACGTCACCTTTGTTGGGCGGTGGGGGTGACGATGCGCGGATGGATAGTGGTGCTGGCGGCGGCCGCGGGCAGTGCGTCGGCAATGGCGCAGTCGGCGATCAAATTGCCGATCGCGTCCGGGTTCTGGACCAACGACGACCAGCAATGCGCGACGGCGCGCTATGGCTATATCTTTGACGGCAGGCGTTGGGGCTCGGTCTATTATTACGGGCCGACGGGCAATCTCGGCCCCGCGGCCGAGTTGCAAGCGATCACCCAGACGCGCGCGGTCGGGGGCGGCTTTACCCAGATGCAGTTCGGCGGCTTTGACGGTGCGGGCTATTTCCGCATCAAGGCGACCGGCACCGATCGCGCGCTCTACCGTGTCGGCGCGCCTTTTCGCGACGAGATTCAGGTCGCCGATGAGAGGCTGATCCGCTGTTCCTATCAGGCGATGTCGCCCAAGATGAAGGCCGCGATGCGGCGTTTCGCGCCCGCGCTCGCTAGGGTCAGGACCCATTAATTACCCGTTCGAGGTTTGAAGCGATTTTGCTCAGGGCGAGGAGAAAAGGCGCAGGAATATAGATATATTTCAAGACTTTTCGACGCTGCCATGGGCAAAATCGGTCAAATCCCGAAGGGACGCCGAAATGGCTTCAATCTCGGACCTTCGCGGCCTTGCGGGTAGCGATGCTACCCGCCGCACCCGCCAAGGCCCGATATCTTCGCCATTTCGACGCCTCGAACGGGTAATTAATGGGTCCTGACCCTAAATAAGGCTGAGCAGGTCGGCGGGGGCGGGGGCTTCGTCCCCCTCCTCCTCTTCGCCCTCGAACTTGCTCAGCGTGACACCGAGCAGGCGGATGCCCTGTTCGCTGGGCAGCAGGGGAGCCAGGATTGCCTCGCCCACCGCGAGCAGGCTGGCGCCATCGCGGATCGGCGAAGGCACCGACTTCGCGCGCGTGATCGTGCGGAAATCGGCGTAGCGCAACTTCAGCGTCACCGTGCGCCCGCGTGCGCCCTTTTTCACCGCGCGGTCCCATACCACGGTGCAGACATGCGCCAGCGCCTCGCGGATTTCGGTATCGGTGATCAGGTCGTTGAAGAAGGTGCGCTCGCCGCCCAAGGATTTGAGCGGCCGGTTCGACTTGACGCGGCGATGGTCGATCCCGCGGGCAAGGTTATAGAGCCATTCGGCGCTGTTGGCGAAATGCTCGGCGAGCCACAACGGATCTTTCGCGGCTAGGTCGGCGCCCGAAAAGACGCCGAGCCCCTCCATTTTTGCCGCGGTAACAGGGCCGATGCCGTGGAAACGACGGATCGACAGCGTCTGGACAAAGGCGGCGCCCTTGCCCGGCGGGATGACGGTGAGGCCGTCCGGCTTGTTCTGGTCCGACGCCAGCTTGGCGATGAACTTGTTATAGGATACCCCGGCCGAGGCGGTGAGCCCGGTTTCTTCGCGGATGCGGCGGCGGATCAGCCGCGCGGTCGCGGTCGCGCTGCCGAGTCCCGCCTTGTCGGCGCTGACGTCGAGATAGGCCTCGTCGAGCGACAGCGGCTCGACCTCGTCGGCATAATCGCGGAAAATCGCGCGGATCTGATGCGACACCTCGCGGTAAACCTCGAAACGCGGCGGCACGAAGATGAGGCCGGGGCACTGGCGCTTCGCGGTAATGCTGGGCATTGCCGAGCGTACGCCGAACCGCCGCGCCTCATAGGAGGCGGCCGCAACGACGCCGCGCCGCGACGATCCGCCGACCGCAACCGGCTTGCCGCGGAGCGCGGGATCGTCGCGCTGTTCGACCGAAGCGTAAAAGGCGTCCATGTCGACGTGGATGATCTTGCGGACCGGGGGCGGGTCCGCGCCGTCGTCGAGGCCATGATCGTCGCTGTCGTCCACAACGCAAAGCTATCATGTTGCCATGATGTTCTCAATGGCGCGCGTGACGTCGCGCTTGACGGCGACCGATCAAAATGGCAATCGCCGCCGACCTTGGACGAGCGGGTATAGCATAGTGGTAATGCTCTAGCCTTCCAAGCTAGCTAGGCGGGTTCGATTCCCGCTACCCGCTCCACCGCCATCAGTTATCAAGATGGGTGCTCGGCGTTTGGCCATTTCCCTTGCACCGCGATGAATGGCGG
This DNA window, taken from Sphingopyxis alaskensis RB2256, encodes the following:
- a CDS encoding peptide chain release factor 3, with the protein product MSKHPERRTFAIISHPDAGKTTLTEKLLVAGGAIHIAGEVKARGAARRARSDWMKIEQQRGISVTSSVMTFEHAGLIFNLLDTPGHEDFSEDTYRTLTAVDSAVMVIDAAKGIEPQTLKLFEVCRLRSVPIITFINKVDREGQTPFELLDEIADRLALDVCPMNWPVGMGGQFEGIYDLADPALMVPGGDASRMYEGERIAVAGLDDPRLAQRLSPDGLALLKEETELASACYAPFDVAAYRGGDLTPVFFGSALKEFGVTDLLAGLASHAPGPQPQPAEPAPVRPDDDAVTGFVFKVQANMNPAHRDRIAFMRLCSGKFERGMRLMQGGTGKAIAISRPMLFLAQDREMAEEAYPGDIIGIPNHGTLRVGDTLSERSDIMITGLPNFAPEILRRVALVDPTKTKQLRKALDDMAEEGIIQVFYPQIGANMIVGVVGQLQLDVLISRLEAEYKVEAKLEASPWETARWIASDDPAALKAFQADNRGAGAIDRDGAPVFMAKDAWEVGYVTQRNPAIRFTATKERVFAPAG
- a CDS encoding glycoside hydrolase family 43 protein, producing the protein MKSNQQIVVDAVAEGDGVRLSITADGRTREYTIAGSSHADYQAFFSRLADDIGSRAPHVFDGPGVETTDSGVWKPLITQNLSPLTSAGYGDPAVLKTDEGYYLVATSNDAPDAFPILFSADLEHWEHKGFVFAEGHAPEWTAHGRHVGDYWAPEMARVGDEYWLVYTARQHNNALAIGMAKSNHPEGPWRDLGRPLIAGFAYNTTGMTQDGTQPVMSGGVIDSHIFIDRNGDRYLYWKRDTNGVWPRPLAGLIGKRPELIEQLFSAPADRKTAAVAAALLPFAQTRRPMERFFFMQPLIEAVIDNWRHVKATLASYPDASLICEAMSTPIYAQRMSETGELVGDKTVVLVNDLDWEGHLIEGPWVTLQENRYWLFYAGNDFGTPAYGIGVAVADHPLGPYEKQPEPLLRSRPDWWAPGHASVASGLDGKPQLFFHAFFPNTGGYNTFRALLTAELTFDHKKVSLK
- a CDS encoding phytanoyl-CoA dioxygenase family protein; amino-acid sequence: MTEDPLYETAEIMAGIYGDGYISLTNAYEVALVDKMRASIELLYAEARQTDHGILPRGPERWYVEVAPERIDAFADIVSHPWFLAVNEAILGPEWRIVEVGFDIPFPGATMQPWHRDFRSPEATSRGRRITSLAFNLTAVDTTPDMGPFEIAPGTQWDAIDECPHGMFPDRSRWPRYERLGVAKLAQRGTISARSALTIHRGTANRSDKARPVLVIGVDGPDAANSAHHDLQMTRAFEASLPPVLKGRFNGRVVEQIGCVRQYHVIDGLIEPVVDGY
- the dinB gene encoding DNA polymerase IV; this translates as MDDSDDHGLDDGADPPPVRKIIHVDMDAFYASVEQRDDPALRGKPVAVGGSSRRGVVAAASYEARRFGVRSAMPSITAKRQCPGLIFVPPRFEVYREVSHQIRAIFRDYADEVEPLSLDEAYLDVSADKAGLGSATATARLIRRRIREETGLTASAGVSYNKFIAKLASDQNKPDGLTVIPPGKGAAFVQTLSIRRFHGIGPVTAAKMEGLGVFSGADLAAKDPLWLAEHFANSAEWLYNLARGIDHRRVKSNRPLKSLGGERTFFNDLITDTEIREALAHVCTVVWDRAVKKGARGRTVTLKLRYADFRTITRAKSVPSPIRDGASLLAVGEAILAPLLPSEQGIRLLGVTLSKFEGEEEEGDEAPAPADLLSLI